A region from the Aeromicrobium choanae genome encodes:
- a CDS encoding homogentisate 1,2-dioxygenase: MAHYRSAGLVPPKRHTQHRAADGSLYREELMGEEGFSSDSSLLYHVGVPSAIVEARTWELPDQATTPNEPLLPRHLKLHDLFTDAESDLVRGRRLVLGNADVRISYAVGHRVSPLYRNATGDECVFIESGSGVLETVFGHLPFGPGDYLLVPRATTHRWVPVGEVRAYCIEANSHIGPPKRYLSRFGQLLEHAPYCERDLRGPGEPEVRDEAEVEVYVKHRGSGPSGLSGTVHVVPRHPFDVVGWDGCLYPYAFNVRDFEPITGRVHQPPPVHQVFEGSNFVICNFVPRKVDYHPLAIPVPYYHSNVDSDEIMFYVAGDYEARKGSGIGKGSISVHPGGHSHGPQPSAIEASLGAESFDELAVMVDTFRPLELGEGGRAVDDGVYHLSWGRG, encoded by the coding sequence ATGGCCCACTACCGCAGCGCCGGGCTCGTCCCGCCGAAGCGCCACACCCAGCACCGGGCGGCCGACGGCTCGCTGTACCGCGAGGAGCTGATGGGGGAGGAGGGCTTCAGCTCGGACTCGTCGCTGCTCTACCACGTGGGCGTGCCCTCGGCGATCGTCGAGGCGCGCACGTGGGAGCTGCCCGACCAGGCGACGACGCCCAACGAGCCGCTGCTGCCGCGGCACCTCAAGCTGCACGACCTGTTCACCGACGCCGAGAGCGACCTGGTGCGGGGGCGCCGGCTCGTGCTCGGCAACGCCGACGTGCGCATCTCCTACGCGGTCGGTCACCGGGTCTCCCCGCTTTACCGCAACGCCACGGGGGACGAGTGCGTGTTCATCGAGTCCGGCAGCGGCGTGCTGGAGACGGTGTTCGGCCACCTGCCGTTCGGGCCCGGCGACTACCTGCTGGTGCCGCGCGCCACGACCCACCGCTGGGTCCCCGTCGGCGAGGTGAGGGCCTACTGCATCGAGGCGAACAGCCACATCGGCCCGCCCAAGCGGTACCTGTCGCGCTTCGGCCAGCTGCTCGAGCACGCGCCCTACTGCGAGCGAGACCTGCGCGGCCCGGGCGAGCCGGAGGTGCGCGACGAGGCCGAGGTGGAGGTCTACGTCAAGCACCGCGGCTCGGGGCCGTCCGGTCTCTCCGGCACCGTCCACGTGGTGCCGCGGCACCCGTTCGACGTCGTCGGCTGGGACGGCTGCCTCTACCCCTACGCGTTCAACGTGCGCGACTTCGAGCCGATCACCGGTCGCGTGCACCAGCCCCCGCCCGTGCACCAGGTGTTCGAGGGGAGCAACTTCGTCATCTGCAACTTCGTGCCGCGCAAGGTCGACTACCACCCGCTGGCCATCCCGGTGCCGTACTACCACTCGAACGTCGACTCCGACGAGATCATGTTCTACGTCGCCGGCGACTACGAGGCGCGCAAGGGATCGGGCATCGGGAAGGGCTCGATCTCGGTGCATCCGGGCGGTCACTCGCACGGCCCGCAGCCGTCGGCGATCGAGGCGAGCCTCGGCGCGGAGTCCTTCGACGAGCTCGCCGTCATGGTCGACACCTTCCGCCCGCTCGAGCTGGGCGAGGGCGGTCGAGCCGTCGACGACGGGGTCTACCACCTCTCGTGGGGGCGGGGATGA